A stretch of Heptranchias perlo isolate sHepPer1 chromosome 1, sHepPer1.hap1, whole genome shotgun sequence DNA encodes these proteins:
- the LOC137323131 gene encoding 5-hydroxytryptamine receptor 7-like — translation MVLHTDPILLSYRSLDNAETLHHWQEVALSPFTTETPYPTLEEEEAAELIAANITNSTDCGEEILLYGDVEKVIIGIVLSIITLWTIAGNSLVIISVCIVKKLRQPSNYLVVSLAAADLSVAVAVMPFVIITDLVGGEWLFGKVFCNVFIAMDVMCCTASIMTLCVISVDRYLGITRPLTYPVRQNGRSMAKMVITVWLLSASITLPPLFGWAKNVTVDRMCLISQDFGYTVYSTGVAFYIPMTVMLIMYNRIYKAAKISAEKHKFISIPRQYEQDGVYNLEEDIRAHHATKRSKAAEECVTLSKLLKHDRKNISIFKREQKAARTLGIIVGAFTFCWLPFFLLSAARPFICGIECSCMPLRLERTLLWLGYTNSLINPLIYAFFNRDLRTTFWNLLRCKYRNINRRLSAASMQEALKATERHDCIL, via the exons ATGGTTCTGCACACCGACCCCATCCTGCTCAGTTACCGCTCCCTGGACAACGCGGAGACCctgcaccactggcaggaggtggCCCTCTCGCCCTTCACCACCGAGACCCCTTATCCCaccctggaggaggaggaggcggcagaGTTGATCGCCGCCAACATCACCAACTCCACGGACTGCGGAGAGGAGATCCTGCTGTACGGAGACGTGGAGAAAGTTATCATCGGGATAGTGCTTTCCATCATCACCCTGTGGACCATCGCTGGCAACTCCCTGGTCATCATCTCGGTCTGCATCGTCAAGAAGCTCCGGCAGCCCTCCAACTACCTGGTAGTGTCCCTGGCTGCCGCCGACCTCTCGGTGGCCGTGGCCGTGATGCCCTTTGTGATCATCACCGATTTGGTCGGGGGAGAGTGGCTCTTTGGGAAAGTTTTCTGTAATGTTTTCATCGCCATGGATGTAATGTGTTGCACGGCTTCTATCATGACCTTGTGTGTGATCAGCGTGGACAG ATACTTGGGAATAACTCGTCCTCTAACGTACCCGGTGAGACAGAATGGAAGATCAATGGCCAAAATGGTGATCACCGTTTGGCTCCTTTCAGCATCCATAACCCTACCACCATTGTTTGGTTGGGCCAAAAATGTTACGGTGGACAGAATGTGTCTCATCAGCCAAGACTTTGGCTACACTGTCTACTCTACAGGGGTGGCTTTTTATATCCCCATGACTGTCATGCTGATTATGTATAACAGGATATACAAAGCTGCTAAAATAAGTGCAGAAAAGCACAAGTTCATAAGTATACCCCGGCAATACGAGCAGGATGGGGTCTATAACTTGGAGGAGGACATTCGAGCCCACCATGCTACCAAGAGGTCCAAGGCCGCAGAAGAATGCGTCACATTATCTAAGCTCCTCAAGCACGACCGCAAGAACATTTCTATCTTTAAGAGGGAGCAAAAGGCAGCCCGTACATTGGGGATCATCGTCGGAGCCTTCACGTTCTGCTGGTTGCCCTTCTTCCTGCTGTCTGCGGCACGACCCTTCATTTGTGGGATTGAGTGCAGCTGCATGCCCCTGAGGTTGGAGAGAACACTGCTATGGTTGGGATACACGAATTCCCTTATAAACCCGCTCATCTACGCCTTTTTCAACCGAGATCTGAGGACTACTTTCTGGAACCTGCTGCGTTGCAAATATAGAAACATCAACCGGAGGCTCTCAGCTGCCAGCATGCAAGAGGCACTCAAAGCCACTGAGAGGCATGATTGCATTTTGTAA